A part of Rattus rattus isolate New Zealand chromosome 4, Rrattus_CSIRO_v1, whole genome shotgun sequence genomic DNA contains:
- the Pdcd1 gene encoding programmed cell death protein 1, with the protein MWVQQVPWSFTWAVLQLSWQSGWLLEVLNKPWRPLTFSPTWLTVSEGANATFTCSFSNWSEDLKLNWYRLSPSNQTEKQAAFCNGYSQPVRDARFQIVRLPNGHDFHMNILDARRNDSGIYLCGAISLPPKTQIKESPGAELVVTERILETPTTYPRPSPKPEGQVQGLVIVIMSVLVGIPVLLLLAWALAAFCSTGMSEAREAGHKEDPPKEAHAAAPVPSVAYEELDFQGREKTPEPAPCVHTEYATIVFTEGLDASAIGRRGSADGPQGPRPPRHEDGHCSWPL; encoded by the exons AGGTCCTCAATAAGCCCTGGAGGCCCCTCACCTTCTCCCCAACCTGGCTCACAGTGTCAGAGGGAGCAAATGCCACCTTCACCTGCAGTTTCTCCAACTGGTCGGAGGATCTTAAGCTGAACTGGTACCGTCTGAGCCCCAGCAACCAGACTGAAAAACAGGCCGCCTTCTGCAATGGTTACAGCCAGCCCGTCCGGGATGCCCGCTTCCAGATCGTACGACTGCCCAACGGACATGACTTCCACATGAACATCCTCGATGCACGGCGCAATGACAGTGGCATCTACCTCTGTGGGgccatctccctgcctcccaagaCACAAATCAAAGAGAGCCCTGGAGCGGAGCTCGTGGTAACAG AGAGAATCCTGGAGACACCAACAACATATCCCAGACCCTCACCCAAGCCAGAAGGCCAGGTTCAAGGCTTGGTCATTGTCATCATGAGCGTCCTAGTGGGTATCCCCgtgttgctgctgctggcctGGGCCCTCGCTGCCTTCTGCTCAACAGGTATGTCAG aggccagagaagctgGACACAAGGAAGACCCTCCG AAGGAGGCGCATGCAGCAGCCCCTGTCCCCAGTGTGGCCTACGAGGAGCTGGACTTTCAGGGACGAGAGAAGACACCAGAGCCTGCCCCCTGTGTGCACACAGAATATGCCACCATTGTCTTCACTGAAGGACTGGATGCCTCAGCCATAGGACGTAGGGGCTCAGCTGATGGCCCACAGGGTCCTCGGCCTCCAAGACATGAGGATGGACACTGCTCTTGGCCTCTTTGA